The window GTAGGAGGGAGGGGTTACATTGATTGTGGAATGGGCCTCTCCtttatcccctcccctctcccaggcAACTCCTCCTCTCCCTGTGCCTTCCTCTTTCACACGCCCCCCTTGCACGctcccccaccacccctccaACCCAGGGCTTCAGTGTAAGATTTTGGTCTCTGCTGGGTAGCAGCTCCAGGCCTCTCTGCTTGGTGCAGTCATGCATCTCAGGGAAAGTCCCCTTTTGGCCAGTGGTCCCAAAGGAGGAACCCAGAAACTGGGATATAGGAGAAGCTTAGGATGAAGTGGTGTGGTGGggtgaaagggggaagggagtgaATGCTGGATGGGGTTATcataattcatgtatttttacattaTTCTCTGTATCCTTattccctcttcctccccctttGTTCTCTCTCCCCGCACTCTCTTTCATTTCCTTACCCCATTTTCTCTTTGTCTCCTTCCACTCCCCTCTccatctttccctcccttccGACTCCTCACTCTGCCTTCTTCTCCTGTCTCTCACTACACCTTCTCTCcacttcccctctctctttaTCCACCTTCCTGCCACACTCCCATCCCTTACCTCACCTCCCTCTCTACATCCATTCCCACTCACACCtctcccatctccccctctctctatctTCCTCTCCTTTTCTTTGCCCaccctgtgtgtgtgtctctctctctctatctctctctctaactctccctaactctctctatctctctctctctaactctctctATCTCTAACACTCTCTAACTCTatctctctctaactctctctatctctctctaactctctctatctctctgtctctaactctatctctttctaactctctctctctctaactctcaTATGTGTATACTGCCCCCAGGGCCTGACCAATGCACGAGCAACTGagatcctggccctggagggccCCAATGCTctgaccccaccccccaccacaccAGAGTGGGTAAAGTTCTGCCGTCAGCTATTTGGAGGGTTCTCCATCCTGCTCTGGATCGGGGCCGTGCTCTGCTTCCTGGCCTACAGCATCCAGGCCGCCATGGAGGATGAGCCGTCCAATGACAACGTGAGTATCCTCCCCACCGCTCCCAAACCCaccctctgactccaacttcaATACTCACACCAACCCAATCCTCCTAGTCCAGATGCTTGAATCTAATATGACCTCATCCCAAACAGAAACCTCAACCCTCGATCCCCCACTTCCCTTACCCCTCTCCTCTGACACAACACTCAATCTCTGACCCTGAACCATCTTACATGCCCGCAGCCCAACCCAAACCCCTTTCCTCTTACCCTCACCCAGCACCCAATCCCAGTCCCTGAAAGATTCCCAACCCCTCTACTCTAACCCTGGCCTAATACCCAGTCATTAACCCAACTCTCTATCCCAATCCCTGACCTCTGACCCTGGCGTAATACCCTATCATGACCCTAACTCCCCGTCCCAATTCCTGATGTCTGACCCTGGCCTAACATCCAATTATTAACTCAACTCCCCATCCCAATCCCTGACCTCTGACCCTGGCATAATGCCCTATCATTAACCTGACTGCCCGTCCCAATTCCTGACCTCTGACCCTGGCCTAACATCCAATTATTAACTCAACTCCCCATCCCAATCCCTGCCCTATGAAGTCATTTCATTTCTCTTCcttgacactccctcctcacacaACCTCATTACTGCACCCAGTaccgcccaccccccccccacagttgTCTTCATCTCTCAGATCTCCAGCTGTTGCCGAGGCATTTAGGAAGGAGCTGAGCATTCCTATCCCTGTATATGCAGCCCCTCACTGGAGCCCTGAGACCCCTCCCAGGACCTTGGCCCTCTCGTCCTCCCGTTCCTCCCCTCCAGTGATGGTACCCTCTGACTTGTTCTGCCCACAGCTGTACCTGGGCATCGTGCTGGCGGCCGTGGTGATGATCACTGGCTGTTTCTCCTACTACCAGGAGGCCAAGAGTTCTCGAATCATGGACTCCTTCAAGAGCATGGTGCCCCAGGTGGGTGGAGGGTTCTGAGAGAAGGGTGGGGGTTTCTGCGGGAAGGGTGGGGGGTTCTGAGAGACGGATTGGGGTTTCTGGGAGACGGGTTGGGGGGTTCTGAGGAAAGGGTGGGGGGTTCTGAGGGAAGGGTTGGGGGTTCTGAGAGATGGACGAGAGTTCTGAGAGATGGATGGGGGGTTCTGAAGGAGAGGTGGGAGGTTCTGGAGATGAATGGGGGTTTCTGAGGGATGGGTGGGGGGGTTCTGAGAGACAGGTGGGGGTTCTAGGAGAAGGGTGGGGGGTTTCTGAGAGATGGGTGGGAGGTTTCTGAGAGACGGGTGCGGGGGGTTCTGGGAGATGGATGGGGGGTCTGAGAGACGAGTGGGGGTTTCTGAGAGACGGGTGGGGGGTTTCTGAGAGAAGGGTGGGGGGGTTCTGAGAGAAGGGTGGGGGGCTCTAGGAGAAGGGTGGGAGGGGTCTGAGAGAAGGGTGGGGGGTTTCTGAGAGATGGGTGGGGGGTCTGAGAGGTGGATAGGGGTTTCTGGGAGACGGATGGGGGTTTCTGAGAGACGGGTGGGGGTTTCTGGGAGAAGGGTGAGGGTTTCTGAAAGATGGGTGGGGAGTTCTGGGAGAAGGGTGGGGGGTttatgagagcagggtggaggtTTCTGGGAGAACTGTGGGGGGTTTCTGAGAGAAGGGTGGGGGGTTTCTGAGAGAAGGGTGGGGGGTTTCTGAGAGATGGGTGGGGGGTCTGAGAGGTGGATAGGGGTTTCTGGGAGACGGATGGGGGTTTCTGAGAGACGGGTGGGGGTTTCTGGGAGACGGATGGGGGTTTCTGAGAGACGGGTGGGGGTTTCTGAGAGATGGGTAGGGGTTTCTGGGAGAAGGGTGAGGGTTTCTGAAAGATGGGTGGGGAGTTCCGGGAGAAGGGTGGGGGGTttatgagagcagggtggaggtTTCTGGGAGAACTGTGGGGGGTTTCTGAGAGAAGGGTGGGGGGTTTCTGAGAGAAGGGTGGGGGGTTTCTGAGAGATGGGTGGGGGGTCTGAGAGGTGGATAGGGGTTTCTGGGAGACGGATGGGGGTTTCTGAGAGACGGGTGGGGGTTTCTGAGAGACGGGTGGGGGTTTCTGGGAGAAGGGTGAGGGTTTCTGAAAGATGGGTGGGGAGTTCCGGGAGAAGGGTGGGGGGTttatgagagcagggtggaggtTTCTGGGAGAACTGTGGGGGGTTTCTGAGAGATGGGTGGGGGGTTTCTGGGAGAAGGGTGGGGGGTTTCTGAGAGATGGGTGGGGGGTGTAAGAGATGGGTGGGGGGTTTCTGAGAGAAGGGTGGGGGTTTCTGGGAGATGAGTTGGGGGGTTtctgagatagaaacatagaaactctacagcacaacacaggcccttcggcccacaaagctgtgccgaacatgcccttatCTTGGCGGGGGGGGGTGTGTTCTGAGAGAAGGGTAGGGGCTTTTGGGAGATGGGTGGGGTTTCTgggagatgggtggggggggTTCTGAGAGACGGATGGGGTTTTTCTGAGAGACGGGTGGGGGGGTTCTAGGAGATGGGTGGGGGATCTGAGAGAAGGGTAGGGGATTTCTGAGAGATGGGTGTAGGGGGTTCTGGGAGATGGGTGGGGGGTCTGAGAGACGGATGGGGGTTTCTGAGAGACGGGTGGGGGGTTTCTGAGAGAAGGGTGGGGGGGTTCTGAGAGAAGGGTGGGGGGTTCTAGGAGAAGGGTGGGAGGGGTCTGAGAGAAAGGTGGGGGGTTTCTGAGAGATGGGTGGGGGGTCTGAGAGGTGGATAGGGGTTTCTGGGAGACGGGTGGGGGTTTCTGAGAGACGGGTGGGGGTTTCTGGGAGAAGGGTGAGGGTTTCTGAAAGATGGGTGGGGAGTTCTGGGAGAAGGGTGGGGGGTttatgagagcagggtggaggtTTCTGGGAGAACTGTGGGGGGTTTCTGAGAGAAGGGTGGGGGGTTTCTGAGAGATGGGTGGGGGGTCTGAGAGGTGGATAGGGGTTTCTGGGAGACGGATGGGGGTTTCTGAGAGACGGGTGGGGGGTTTCTGGGAGAAGGGTGGGGGGTTTCTGAGAGCAGGGTGGAGGTTTCTGGGAGAACTGTGGGGGGTTTCTGAGAGATGGGTGGGGGGTTTCTGGGAGAAGGGTGGGGGGTTTCTGAGAGACGGGTGGGGGGTGTAAGAGATGGGTGGGGGGTTtctgagatagaaacatagaaactctACAGCACcacacaagcccttcggcccacaaagctgtgccgaacatgcccttatCTTGACGGGGGGGGGTGTGTTCTGAGAGAAGGGTAGGGGCTTTTGGGAGATGGGTGGGGTTTCTGGGAGATGGGTGGGGGGTCTGAGAGACGGATGGGGTTTTTCTGAGAGATGGGTGGGGGGGTTCTAGCAGAAGGGTGGGGGATCTGAGAGAAGGGTAGGGGATTTCTGAGAGACGGGTGTAGGGGGTTCTGGGAGATGGGTGGGGGGTCTGAGAGACGGATGGGGGTTTCTGAGAGACGGGTGGGGGGTTTCTGAGAGAAGGGTGGGGGGGTTCTGAGAGAAGGGTGGGGGGGTTCTAGGAGAAGGGTGGGAGGGGTCTGAGAGAAGGGTGGGGGGTTTCTGAGAGATGGGTGGGGGGTCTGAGAGGTGGATAGGGGTTTCTGGGAGACGGGTGGGGGTTTCTGAGAGACGGGTGGGGGTTTCTGGGAGAAGGGTGAGGGTTTCTGAAAGATTGGTGGGGAGTTCTGGGAGAAGGGTGGGGGGTttatgagagcagggtggaggtTTCTGGAAGAACTGTGGGGGGTTTCTGAGAGATGGGTGGGGGGTTTCTGGGAGAAGGGTGGGGGGTTTCTGAGAGAAGGGTGGGGGTTTCTGGGAGATGGGTGGGGGGGTTCTAAGAGAAGGGTGGTAGGTTCTGGGGGATGGGTGGGGGGGTTTCTGGAAGATAGTTGGGGATTTTATGAGAGAAGGGTTGGGATTTCTGAGAGAAGGGTGGGGGTTTTCTGGGAGATGGGTGGGGTTTCTGAGAAAAGGGTGGGGAGGTTTCTGGGAGAAAGGTGAGGGATTCTGAGAGTTGGGTGGCATGGTTCTGTGAGATAGGTGGGGGAGTTCTGCGACAAGGGTGGGGGTGTTCTGAGAGATGGGTGGGAGGTTTCTGAGAGAAGAGTGGGAGGGTTCTGAGAAAAGGATGGGGGTGCTGGCAGATGGGTGGGGGGTTTTGGGGAGATGAGTGGCTTGTGAGAGGGTTGTATGACGGTGTGTGAGGGGGCTGTATGACGGTGTGTGAGAGGGTTGTATGACGATGTGTGAGAGGGCTGTATGACGGCGTGTGAGAGGGTTGTATGACGGCGTGTGAGAGGGTTGTATGACGGTGTGCGAGACGGTTGTATGACGGTGTGCGAGAGGGTTGTATGACGGCGTGTGAGGGGGCTGTATGACGGCGTGTGAGGGGGCTGTATGACGGTGTGTGAGAGGGTTGTATGATGGTGTGTGAGAGGGTTGTATGACGGTGTGTGAGAGGGCTGTATGATGACATGTGAGAGGGCTGTCGACAGCGTGTGAGAGGGTCGGATGACGGCGTGTGAGAGGGTCGGATGACGGCGTGTGAGAGGGTTTTATACGGCATGTGAGAGGGCTGTATGATGAAGTGTGAGAGGGTTGTATGACGGTGTGTGAGAGGGTTGTATGACGGTGTGTGAGAGGGTTGTATGATGACATGTGAGAGGGCTGTCGACAGCGTGTGAGAGGGTTGTATGATGACATGTGAGAGGGCTGTCGACAGCGTGTGAGAGGGTCGGATGACGGCGTGTGAGAGGGTCGGATGACGGCGTGTGAGAGGGTTTTATACGGCATGTGAGAGGGCTGTATGATGAAGtgtgagagagttgtatgacG of the Mobula birostris isolate sMobBir1 chromosome 3, sMobBir1.hap1, whole genome shotgun sequence genome contains:
- the LOC140195691 gene encoding sodium/potassium-transporting ATPase subunit alpha-2-like; this encodes MAKGDGREYTSTDSTDSPKKKKAKKDMDELKKEVSMEDHRLTLDELSRKYGTDLTRGLTNARATEILALEGPNALTPPPTTPEWVKFCRQLFGGFSILLWIGAVLCFLAYSIQAAMEDEPSNDNLYLGIVLAAVVMITGCFSYYQEAKSSRIMDSFKSMVPQQALVIREGEKMQINAEDVVTGDLVEVKGGDRIPADLRIISSHGCKVS